In the Syngnathus scovelli strain Florida chromosome 16, RoL_Ssco_1.2, whole genome shotgun sequence genome, one interval contains:
- the ppl gene encoding periplakin — protein sequence MKKSKSKSSIVTPVKQTSVNSTELTTLIEKLQRNADKVEKNIYDVEQNLNKDVSKINEGKQPLYQEDTNKRLLNSLELLVGLDDDAVNAKRLRHPQAEMIEQDMRQLRERVNKLRDDHERIYQLLRTEGVPTINWGNMMDEKLDMLSNKGFGQDLPSVENDVEEHNIFHSEVEALAPHISAGGDKEYVSGLQMKYNKLLALSSDRQRHLLSLRDYMQRCTNELYWMDQQADERINYDWSDANLDYPARQRQYENFISKCLESKEGTITKLNEDGEKLIASKHPGANVIEAHTEAVHADWKEYLNLLICEENHLKHMDEYHKFHKEARDTQDLLKRLDTEVKQKYNPEFKDVYQMEALIRELEDQSKAMDHFDERVKALQKRGQQVLPLKYRREISQKLLPVESLCDFDTDEGQIVRGNRYTLLRNNGAKWDVKDAAGQKLSAPAICFIIPPTDPDAVSLVDNLAGQQNSLKHKLGDSKAALLKRFDELKKSSGGADKQEQQCRQMMAGLDKVARDLDTQERTLQSRMRPPLDLKKPLQDSSDRLQDLRDIDIAVHRIEPEKTSKVQEAKNFLVSNSTCPSAPYLHSKADDVNKKYNYLEQLLQLSQEKMKNSNQLEGSLQNGKAVLSSYENRLAREEMAPPDLSSLEKTQRELADIASDLRSKRAVVNETEQNLRLAKSSADQMAIKFQEHCPDIERQEADVQKLNKRFNILNNQVDIRSQCLQRAKMSNNNYRNDYNNMNSWLARIPNYEPSETDDLKQLDVKLKNQRNLLADIARKDSDMNNLSKNSRLYQQAIKDYETETEKFRSILDLDDGLVPQTYKRSRMESPSLLVKAEEGAVETKYTEVNSVNKQRLRNLEFAHSLLSQQPDIPLIQSTNVQTVNAAAGGDLWRIKKQLQDEIQRREQLEKEIEIIQTDIYVLEGQKPQDTIVKKELIKKVPDPQLDEEVYKVQQKLSEERRITHVLENDFEVLKLKLRGVETEVKEGAQQYMVKEVLRIERDRGQEEEMRQLREELEELRRQKLLKDNEIIQIKKQVTILAEEKNKEQEVIKEEEVIKVQNDPQLETEYRLLLSRRQKETDGRKQLEDELKFLQEKLRRLEKEKAMAEEKVSVKEVLKVEKDVALEREVENLRRQYEDEKNKRRSSQREKTDLQRKIASLEEEKSKVVIQEKMREIVRPDPKAENEVANLRLELVEQQRRYNDAEIQFRSLQDELTMLKNRGPLVEVKEIIKEVIKYKTDPQTERELERLRNEIVDKTHQTEKSEMEIRQLNDEILRWKEMKPQVQTKEVVNEVLQYREDPKTKEEVEILKRKLADEQSKRLELERERSSQEEKIRLRKIDLSQVREKFVQQEVVKMEEDPMLRSECETFSQNITNEQRQKDTLKAELYQLQRLKADLEMQLEELERERRARRDAELEIQRLRVRLTELELRDKENREKVTVKQKVVLQQDPQQEKEHSILRLQLDEERHKRVLLEKELNALIQQQVTLEKMDVKERIVRTEKVQVEKDPEAEIEIENLKRTLEEEKRRKRDLDQELITVTSRMTEIEFSNTKSSKELDYVRDESSRLLQENQRLQNEIRKLRSEIEITSKETQRITESTPRDDGKNLELRLDSLQRELTELRSVTMKKDEEIERLQKSLSAVRMKREQRESHLRRSIVVIDPDTGKEMRPEEAFKLGLIDWKMFVNLQSQECDWEEITVKGPKGESSVLHDRKSGKKFSIDDALSLGHITNHQLQQYMNKQLTIQEFGVLVSGKNK from the exons GAGCGTTAACTCGACAGAATTGACGACTCTGATCGAGAAGCTGCAGAGGAATGCTGATAAAGTGGAGAAGAACATCTATGATGTGGAGCAGAACCTCAACAAG GATGTCAGTAAGATCAATGAGGGCAAGCAGCCACTGTATCAGGAGGATACCAACAAGCGACTCCTCAATTCTCTGGAGCTGCTCGTCGGCCTGGATGATGATGCTGTCAATGCCAAGCGCCTTCGGCATCCTCAGGCGGAGATGATAGAACAAGA CATGAGGCAGCTGCGGGAGAGAGTGAACAAGCTGAGAGATGACCACGAGCGTATCTACCAACTCCTGCGCACGGAGGGAGTGCCCACCATCAACTGGGGCAACATGATGGATGAGAAACTG GACATGCTGAGCAACAAGGGCTTTGGCCAGGACCTACCATCTGTGGAGAATGACGTGGAGGAACACAACATCTTTCATAGTGAGGTGGAAGCGTTGGCTCCTCACATTTCTGCTGGTGGTGACAAG GAATATGTCAGTGGCCTCCAGATGAAGTACAACAAATTGCTG GCCCTTTCCAGTGATCGCCAGCGCCACCTGCTGAGCCTGCGTGACTACATGCAACGCTGCACCAACGAGCTTTACTGGATGGACCAGCAGGCTGATGAGAGAATCAACTATGACTGGAGTGACGCCAACCTCGACTATCCTGCCCGCCAGAGACAGTATGAG AACTTCATCAGCAAATGTCTGGAGTCCAAGGAGGGGACAATCACCAAGCTCAATGAAGATGGAGAAAAGTTGATTGCATCAAAGCATCCAGGGGCAAATGTTATTGAG GCTCATACGGAGGCTGTGCACGCTGACTGGAAGGAGTACCTCAATCTGCTCATTTGTGAGGAGAATCATCTGAAACACATGGATGAGTATCACAAG TTTCACAAGGAGGCACGTGACACCCAGGACCTGTTAAAGCGACTGGACACGGAGGTCAAACAAAAATACAACCCTGAGTTCAAGGATGTGTACCAGATGGAAGCTCTGATCAGAGAGCTGGAG GACCAATCCAAAGCCATGGACCATTTTGATGAACGGGTCAAGGCTCTTCAGAAACGTGGCCAGCAAGTTTTGCCTCTGAAGTACAGACGGGAGATCTCGCAAAAGCTTCTCCCCGTTGAATCTCTATGCGATTTCGACACGGATGAG GGGCAAATTGTGCGTGGAAACCGATACACTCTACTTCGCAACAATGGAGCCAAGTGGGACGTGAAAGACGCAGCTGGACAAAAATTGTCTGCTCCAGCCATCTGTTTCATTATTCCCCCCACAGATCCTGACGCTGTATCCCTCGTTGACAA CTTGGCTGGACAGCAGAATTCTCTCAAGCACAAACTGGGAGACAGCAAAGCAGCACTGCTGAAGCGTTTTGATGAGCTGAAAAAATCCAGTGGCGGTGCAG ACAAGCAGGAGCAACAGTGTCGCCAAATGATGGCTGGACTAGATAAAGTTGCCCGAGACTTGGACACACAAGAGCGAACTCTTCAATCTCGTATGCGCCCACCGCTGGATCTGAAGAAGCCGCTTCAGGATAGCAGCGACCGCCTGCAGGATTTGAGG GATATTGACATTGCAGTTCATAGAATTGAACCAGAAAAGACCTCCAAAGTGCAAGAAGCAAAGAACTTTTTGGTCTCCAACTCGACATGTCCCAGCGCTCCTTACCTTCACAGTAAAGCTGATGATGTCAACAAGAAGTACAACTACTTAGAGCAGCTTCTTCAGTTGTCTCAGGAAAA AATGAAGAATTCTAACCAGCTGGAGGGTTCACTTCAAAATGGAAAGGCTGTACTGTCCAGTTACGAGAACAGGTTGGCCAGGGAGGAGATGGCTCCTCCTGATTTGTCGTCATTGGAGAAAACTCAGCGCGAGCTTGCC GATATTGCCTCAGATCTAAGATCCAAGAGAGCAGTGGTCAATGAGACCGAGCAGAACCTGCGTTTGGCCAAAAGCAGCGCTGACCAAATGGCCATCAAATTCCAAGAGCATTGCCCTGACATTGAGAGACAGGAAGCTGATGTCCAGAAGCTAAACAAGCGCTTCAACATCCTGAACAATCAGGTCGACATCAG GTCTCAATGTTTGCAGAGGGCTAAGATGTCAAACAATAATTATCGTAACGATTATAACAACATGAACAGCTGGCTTGCTCGTATTCCAAACTACGAGCCATCCGAAACCGATGATTTAAAGCAACTGGACGTCAAACTCAAGAATCAGAGG AACCTGCTCGCAGATATCGCAAGGAAAGACTCCGACATGAACAATCTTTCCAAAAATAGCCGACTTTACCAGCAAGCTATCaaa GACTATGAGACCGAAACTGAGAAGTTCAGATCCATACTCGACCTTGATGATGGACTTGTACCTCAGACGTACAAGAGGAGCCGAATGGAATCTCCTTCACTGTTAGTCAAAGCAGAG GAAGGTGCTGTTGAGACCAAATATACTGAGGTCAACTCCGTGAACAAGCAAAGACTCCGTAACCTGGAGTTCGCCCATAGCCTTCTCAGCCAG CAACCAGATATCCCTTTGATCCAGTCTACAAATGTCCAGACAGTTAATGCTGCTGCCGGAGGGGATCTTTGGAGAATTAAAAAGCAGTTGCAAGATGAGATCCAGAGGAGAGAGCAGTTAGAGAAAGAAATTGAGATAATCCAGACTGACATATATGTCTTGGAAGGACAGAAGCCTCAGGATACTATTGTCAAGAAGGAGCTGATCAAAAAAGTTCCTGATCCTCAGCTAGATGAGGAAGTGTATAAGGTTCAGCAGAAGCTTTCAGAGGAACGTCGGATTACACATGTTCTGGAGAATGATTTTGAAGTCCTAAAATTGAAGCTGCGTGGCGTTGAGACCGAGGTCAAGGAAGGAGCACAGCAATACATGGTGAAAGAGGTTCTCAGAATCGAAAGAGATCGTGGTCAGGAAGAGGAGATGCGGCAGCTTCGGGAAGAGTTGGAAGAGCTCAGAAGGCAGAAGTTGCTCAAAGACAATGAGATTATTCAGATAAAAAAGCAGGTGACCATCCTGGCCGAAGAAAAGAATAAGGAGCAAGAGGTTATTAAAGAAGAAGAAGTCATAAAAGTTCAAAATGACCCCCAACTTGAAACCGAATACAGACTTCTCTTGAGCAGGAGACAAAAAGAAACTGACGGAAGGAAGCAATTGGAGGATGAATTGAAATTTCTTCAGGAGAAACTCCGTCGGCTGGAGAAAGAGAAAGCAATGGCTGAGGAGAAGGTTTCCGTTAAGGAGGTCCTTAAAGTAGAGAAGGACGTTGCCCTCGAAAGGGAGGTGGAAAACCTTAGGAGGCAGTATGAAGATGAGAAGAACAAGCGGAGATCATCCCAGCGAGAAAAAACCGACCTTCAAAGAAAGATTGCTAGTCTGGAGGAGGAGAAGTCCAAGGTTGTGATCCAAGAGAAGATGCGGGAAATTGTCCGCCCTGACCCCAAGGCCGAGAACGAGGTAGCCAATCTCAGACTCGAACTTGTCGAGCAACAGAGGCGCTATAATGATGCAGAGATACAGTTTAGATCTTTGCAGGATGAGCTGACCATGCTTAAGAACAGGGGACCTCTAGTGGAGGTCAAGGAGATCATCAAAGAGGTCATCAAGTACAAGACCGATCCACAGACTGAAAGAGAACTTGAGAGACTTCGCAatgaaattgttgacaaaacTCACCAGACTGAGAAATCTGAAATGGAGATCCGCCAACTTAATGATGAAATTCTAAGATGGAAAGAAATGAAACCTCAAGTGCAGACTAAAGAGGTTGTCAATGAAGTGCTGCAGTACAGAGAGGACCCAAAAACTAAGGAAGAAGTTGAGATCCTTAAAAGAAAACTGGCGGACGAACAGTCGAAACGTCTCGAACTTGAGAGAGAAAGGTCATCCCAAGAGGAAAAGATCAGACTAAGGAAGATAGATCTTTCTCAGGTGCGTGAGAAGTTTGTTCAGCAGGAAGTGGTCAAGATGGAAGAGGACCCTATGCTCCGTTCAGAGTGTGAAACCTTCTCGCAAAACATTACCAATGAGCAGAGACAGAAGGATACTCTGAAAGCCGAGCTCTATCAACTGCAGAGGCTGAAGGCCGACTTGGAAATGCAGTTGGAGGAACTTGAGCGCGAGCGTAGGGCAAGACGTGACGCCGAATTGGAGATCCAGAGACTTCGGGTCAGACTTACTGAGCTGGAGTTGCGAGACAAAGAAAATCGTGAGAAGGTGACTGTCAAGCAAAAGGTAGTCCTGCAGCAAGATCCTCAACAAGAGAAGGAACATTCTATTCTCAGACTTCAGCTGGATGAAGAGAGGCATAAACGTGTCTTGCTTGAGAAAGAGCTGAATGCCCTGATCCAGCAGCAGGTTACCTTGGAGAAGATGGACGTGAAAGAAAGAATTGTTCGCACGGAGAAGGTTCAGGTTGAGAAGGATCCGGAGGCTGAGATTGAAATTGAGAACCTCAAGAGGACTCTGGAGGAGGAGAAAAGAAGAAAGAGAGACCTCGACCAAGAGTTGATCACTGTCACTTCCAGGATGACTGAGATCGAATTTTCCAACACCAAGTCAAGTAAGGAGCTGGACTATGTCCGAGATGAAAGTAGTCGCCTGCTGCAGGAAAACCAAAGATTGCAGAATGAAATTCGCAAGCTTCGTTCGGAGATTGAGATCACCAGCAAAGAGACTCAGCGTATAACCGAGTCTACACCGAGAGACGATGGAAAGAACCTGGAGTTAAGGCTTGACTCACTACAGAGAGAACTTACAGAGCTCAGAAGCGTCACCATGAAAAAAGATGAGGAGATAGAGAGACTACAAAAGAGTCTATCAGCTGTTAGGATGAAGAGAGAACAGAGGGAAAGCCATTTGAGAAGGTCCATTGTTGTTATTGACCCAGACACAGGTAAAGAAATGAGACCAGAGGAAGCCTTTAAGCTGGGGCTGATCGACTGGAAGATGTTTGTCAACCTGCAAAGCCAGGAGTGTGATTGGGAGGAGATCACAGTCAAGGGTCCGAAAGGAGAATCATCTGTACTCCATGATAGGAAATCAGGGAAAAAATTCTCCATCGATGATGCTTTGAGTCTTGGCCACATCACAAATCATCAGCTTCAGCAGTACATGAACAAACAACTAACCATCCAGGAGTTTGGTGTATTGGTGTCGGGGAAGAACAAGTAA
- the glyr1 gene encoding cytokine-like nuclear factor N-PAC isoform X2, with product MATVHLRIGDLVWGKLGRYPPWPGKIVSPPKDLKKPRGKKCHFVKFFGTEDHAWIKVEQLKPYHPHKEEMIKINKGKRFQQAVDAVEDFLKKSKGKEQNAEGKGDSKGKKTPKKPLKILDEDDEDLSALRDPSEKPVKDDPHFHHFLLSQSEKPASSMEPISKRLKIIEEDTASTSIQAADSTAINGSITPTDKRIGFLGLGLMGSGIVSNLLKMGHVVTVWNRTAEKCDLFIQEGARLGRTPAEVASMCDITFSCVSDPKAARDLVLGPSGVLQGIRPGKCYVEMSTVDPETITELSQLVTSRGGRFLEAPVAGSQQLSNDGMLVILAAGDRTVYEDCSSCFQAMGKTSFFLGEAGNAARMMLILNMVQGSFMATIAEGLTLAQATGQSQQTFLDILCQGQMASTFVDQKCQNILQGNFKPDYYLKHIQKDLRLAISMGDMANHPTPMAAAANEVYKRAKALDQSDNDISAVYRAYIH from the exons ATGGCGACGGTGCATCTGAGAATCGGAGATCTAGTATG GGGGAAACTTGGCCGCTATCCACCATGGCCAGGAAAG ATTGTGAGCCCGCCCAAGGATCTGAAAAAGCCACGGGGCAAAAAATGCCACTTTGTGAAATTCTTTGGAACTGAAGACCA TGCTTGGATCAAAGTGGAGCAGCTGAAGCCCTACCACCCTCATAAAGAGGAAATGATCAAGATAAATAAAGGCAAACGCTTCCAGCAGGCTGTCGATGCAGTGGAAGACTTTCTCAAAAAATCAAAGGGGAAAGAACAG aacgcTGAAGGTAAAGGAGACTCCAAAGGAAAGAAGACTCCGAAGAAACCACTAAAAATACTGGATGAGGACGATGAGGATCTCAGTGCCTTGAGGGACCCATCTGAGAAG CCTGTGAAGGATGACCCACATTTTCATCATTTCTTGCTTAGCCAGTCTGAGAAG CCTGCCTCATCCATGGAACCGATAAGCAAGCGTCTAAAAATTATTGAAGAG GACACAGCATCAACATCCATTCAAGCGGCAGACagcacggccatcaatggcagcaTCACACCGACAGATAAAAG GATAGGGTTTCTCGGTCTGGGGCTGATGGGTAGCGGCATCGTATCGAACCTGTTGAAAATGGGTCACGTTGTGACAGTCTGGAACCGCACAGCAGAAAAG TGCGATCTGTTCATCCAAGAAGGAGCCAGGTTGGGTCGGACTCCCGCAGAAGTGGCTTCAATGTGTGACATCACATTCTCTTGTGTCTCTGACCCAAAAGCTGCCCGAGAT TTGGTTTTGGGTCCCAGTGGAGTGCTGCAGGGAATCAGGCCGGGCAAATGCTATGTCGAGATGAGTACAGTTGACCCGGAGACTATTACAGAACTCTCCCAG CTCGTCACATCGCGGGGTGGTCGTTTCCTGGAGGCTCCGGTGGCCGGAAGCCAGCAGCTCTCTAATGACGGGATGTTGGTCATCTTGGCAGCCGGTGACCGAACTGTTTATGAGGACTGCAGCAGCTGCTTCCAAGCTATGGGCAAGACTTCCTTCTTCTTGG gTGAAGCAGGTAACGCAGCAAGAATGATGCTCATCCTTAACATGGTGCAGGGCAGCTTCATGGCCACCATCGCTGAAGGACTCACTCTGGCCCAGGCTACAGGCCAATCACAGCAGACCTTCTTGGACATTCTATGCCAGGGCCAGATGGCGAGTACCTTTGTGGACCAGAAATGTCAAA ATATTCTACAAGGCAACTTTAAGCCAGACTACTATTTGAAGCACATTCAGAAAGATTTAAGGCTTGCCATCTCCATGGGGGATATGGCCAACCATCCTACCCCAATGGCTGCAGCTGCCAATGAG gtGTACAAGAGGGCCAAGGCACTGGACCAGTCAGACAATGATATTTCTGCCGTCTACCGAGCCTACATTCATTAG
- the glyr1 gene encoding cytokine-like nuclear factor N-PAC isoform X1, whose protein sequence is MATVHLRIGDLVWGKLGRYPPWPGKIVSPPKDLKKPRGKKCHFVKFFGTEDHAWIKVEQLKPYHPHKEEMIKINKGKRFQQAVDAVEDFLKKSKGKEQNAEGKGDSKGKKTPKKPLKILDEDDEDLSALRDPSEKDLTDSDPEPSTIERLGAASGFKWESSPVKDDPHFHHFLLSQSEKPASSMEPISKRLKIIEEDTASTSIQAADSTAINGSITPTDKRIGFLGLGLMGSGIVSNLLKMGHVVTVWNRTAEKCDLFIQEGARLGRTPAEVASMCDITFSCVSDPKAARDLVLGPSGVLQGIRPGKCYVEMSTVDPETITELSQLVTSRGGRFLEAPVAGSQQLSNDGMLVILAAGDRTVYEDCSSCFQAMGKTSFFLGEAGNAARMMLILNMVQGSFMATIAEGLTLAQATGQSQQTFLDILCQGQMASTFVDQKCQNILQGNFKPDYYLKHIQKDLRLAISMGDMANHPTPMAAAANEVYKRAKALDQSDNDISAVYRAYIH, encoded by the exons ATGGCGACGGTGCATCTGAGAATCGGAGATCTAGTATG GGGGAAACTTGGCCGCTATCCACCATGGCCAGGAAAG ATTGTGAGCCCGCCCAAGGATCTGAAAAAGCCACGGGGCAAAAAATGCCACTTTGTGAAATTCTTTGGAACTGAAGACCA TGCTTGGATCAAAGTGGAGCAGCTGAAGCCCTACCACCCTCATAAAGAGGAAATGATCAAGATAAATAAAGGCAAACGCTTCCAGCAGGCTGTCGATGCAGTGGAAGACTTTCTCAAAAAATCAAAGGGGAAAGAACAG aacgcTGAAGGTAAAGGAGACTCCAAAGGAAAGAAGACTCCGAAGAAACCACTAAAAATACTGGATGAGGACGATGAGGATCTCAGTGCCTTGAGGGACCCATCTGAGAAG GACTTAACTGACTCTGACCCTGAGCCGTCCACTATTGAGAGGCTGGGGGCTGCATCTGGATTCAAATGGGAAAGCAGT CCTGTGAAGGATGACCCACATTTTCATCATTTCTTGCTTAGCCAGTCTGAGAAG CCTGCCTCATCCATGGAACCGATAAGCAAGCGTCTAAAAATTATTGAAGAG GACACAGCATCAACATCCATTCAAGCGGCAGACagcacggccatcaatggcagcaTCACACCGACAGATAAAAG GATAGGGTTTCTCGGTCTGGGGCTGATGGGTAGCGGCATCGTATCGAACCTGTTGAAAATGGGTCACGTTGTGACAGTCTGGAACCGCACAGCAGAAAAG TGCGATCTGTTCATCCAAGAAGGAGCCAGGTTGGGTCGGACTCCCGCAGAAGTGGCTTCAATGTGTGACATCACATTCTCTTGTGTCTCTGACCCAAAAGCTGCCCGAGAT TTGGTTTTGGGTCCCAGTGGAGTGCTGCAGGGAATCAGGCCGGGCAAATGCTATGTCGAGATGAGTACAGTTGACCCGGAGACTATTACAGAACTCTCCCAG CTCGTCACATCGCGGGGTGGTCGTTTCCTGGAGGCTCCGGTGGCCGGAAGCCAGCAGCTCTCTAATGACGGGATGTTGGTCATCTTGGCAGCCGGTGACCGAACTGTTTATGAGGACTGCAGCAGCTGCTTCCAAGCTATGGGCAAGACTTCCTTCTTCTTGG gTGAAGCAGGTAACGCAGCAAGAATGATGCTCATCCTTAACATGGTGCAGGGCAGCTTCATGGCCACCATCGCTGAAGGACTCACTCTGGCCCAGGCTACAGGCCAATCACAGCAGACCTTCTTGGACATTCTATGCCAGGGCCAGATGGCGAGTACCTTTGTGGACCAGAAATGTCAAA ATATTCTACAAGGCAACTTTAAGCCAGACTACTATTTGAAGCACATTCAGAAAGATTTAAGGCTTGCCATCTCCATGGGGGATATGGCCAACCATCCTACCCCAATGGCTGCAGCTGCCAATGAG gtGTACAAGAGGGCCAAGGCACTGGACCAGTCAGACAATGATATTTCTGCCGTCTACCGAGCCTACATTCATTAG
- the rogdi gene encoding protein rogdi homolog isoform X1 yields MLNPQRSLSELPKMSSASQVERAVLEEEFNWLLKEEVHAVLKQLQDVLKEASRRFTMLTPGLESQLKQENFILGSSTMDQVKGVLTLQGEALTQADINLKVAKSSQVLHFQFREDKQWKLQQIQDARNHVTQALQLLSSHDENYDFKTGAEVNKLMDAVMLQLTRARNRLTTPASMTLPELATSGLMKMFTPPMPGDVMVNFYINLSKLCLTVYQLHVLPPNTTKNFKPSGSSVLHNPGAMFELNNNRFEVSHVHKVECVVPWLNDTLVFFTISLQLCQQLKDKVCHISVFSSFWNYRPF; encoded by the exons ATGCTCAATCCACAGAGATCCCTGTCCGAACTCCCCAAGATGTCGTCTGCCAGTCAAGTGGAGCGAGCAGTTCTG GAGGAGGAATTCAACTGGCTTCTTAAAGAAGAAGTACATGCTGTTCTTAAGCAGTTGCAGGATGTCCTCAAG GAGGCTTCAAGACGTTTCACCATGCTGACGCCTGGCCTGGAGAGTCAGCTCAAACAGGAAAATTTCATCCTGGGCAGCTCAAC CATGGATCAGGTGAAAGGAGTGCTGACACTACAGGGAGAAGCTCTGACTCAAGCG GACATCAATTTAAAGGTTGCAAAGAGTAGTCAAGTGCTACACTTCCAGTTTAGGGAGGACAAGCAGTGGAAACTCCAGCAG ATCCAGGATGCACGAAACCATGTCACGCAGGCTCTTCAGTTGTTAAGCAGCCATGATGAGAATTATGACTTCAAAACAGGGGCAGAAGTGAACAAG CTAATGGACGCTGTGATGCTCCAGCTGACACGTGCAAGAAACCGCCTAACCACCCCAGCGTCCATGACACTGCCTGAATTGGCCACTAGTGGGTTGATG AAAATGTTCACTCCTCCCATGCCTGGTGACGTAATGGTGAATTTTTACATCAACTTGAGCAAACTGTGTCTCACCGTCTATCAGCTTCACGTCCTGCCTCCCAACACCACCAAG AATTTCAAACCATCTGGAAGCTCTGTGCTGCACAATCCTGGGGCCATGTT TGAGCTCAACAACAACCGGTTTGAGGTGAGCCACGTGCACAAGGTGGAGTGTGTCGTCCCCTGGCTCAACGATACGCTGGTGTTTTTCACCATTTCACTACAACTTTGTCAGCAGCTCAAAGACAAGGTGTGTCAT ATTTCTGTCTTTTCCAGTTTTTGGAACTACAGACCTTTCTAA
- the rogdi gene encoding protein rogdi homolog isoform X2: MLNPQRSLSELPKMSSASQVERAVLEEEFNWLLKEEVHAVLKQLQDVLKEASRRFTMLTPGLESQLKQENFILGSSTMDQVKGVLTLQGEALTQADINLKVAKSSQVLHFQFREDKQWKLQQIQDARNHVTQALQLLSSHDENYDFKTGAEVNKLMDAVMLQLTRARNRLTTPASMTLPELATSGLMKMFTPPMPGDVMVNFYINLSKLCLTVYQLHVLPPNTTKNFKPSGSSVLHNPGAMFELNNNRFEVSHVHKVECVVPWLNDTLVFFTISLQLCQQLKDKISVFSSFWNYRPF, translated from the exons ATGCTCAATCCACAGAGATCCCTGTCCGAACTCCCCAAGATGTCGTCTGCCAGTCAAGTGGAGCGAGCAGTTCTG GAGGAGGAATTCAACTGGCTTCTTAAAGAAGAAGTACATGCTGTTCTTAAGCAGTTGCAGGATGTCCTCAAG GAGGCTTCAAGACGTTTCACCATGCTGACGCCTGGCCTGGAGAGTCAGCTCAAACAGGAAAATTTCATCCTGGGCAGCTCAAC CATGGATCAGGTGAAAGGAGTGCTGACACTACAGGGAGAAGCTCTGACTCAAGCG GACATCAATTTAAAGGTTGCAAAGAGTAGTCAAGTGCTACACTTCCAGTTTAGGGAGGACAAGCAGTGGAAACTCCAGCAG ATCCAGGATGCACGAAACCATGTCACGCAGGCTCTTCAGTTGTTAAGCAGCCATGATGAGAATTATGACTTCAAAACAGGGGCAGAAGTGAACAAG CTAATGGACGCTGTGATGCTCCAGCTGACACGTGCAAGAAACCGCCTAACCACCCCAGCGTCCATGACACTGCCTGAATTGGCCACTAGTGGGTTGATG AAAATGTTCACTCCTCCCATGCCTGGTGACGTAATGGTGAATTTTTACATCAACTTGAGCAAACTGTGTCTCACCGTCTATCAGCTTCACGTCCTGCCTCCCAACACCACCAAG AATTTCAAACCATCTGGAAGCTCTGTGCTGCACAATCCTGGGGCCATGTT TGAGCTCAACAACAACCGGTTTGAGGTGAGCCACGTGCACAAGGTGGAGTGTGTCGTCCCCTGGCTCAACGATACGCTGGTGTTTTTCACCATTTCACTACAACTTTGTCAGCAGCTCAAAGACAAG ATTTCTGTCTTTTCCAGTTTTTGGAACTACAGACCTTTCTAA
- the rogdi gene encoding protein rogdi homolog isoform X3 produces MSSASQVERAVLEEEFNWLLKEEVHAVLKQLQDVLKEASRRFTMLTPGLESQLKQENFILGSSTMDQVKGVLTLQGEALTQADINLKVAKSSQVLHFQFREDKQWKLQQIQDARNHVTQALQLLSSHDENYDFKTGAEVNKLMDAVMLQLTRARNRLTTPASMTLPELATSGLMKMFTPPMPGDVMVNFYINLSKLCLTVYQLHVLPPNTTKNFKPSGSSVLHNPGAMFELNNNRFEVSHVHKVECVVPWLNDTLVFFTISLQLCQQLKDKVCHISVFSSFWNYRPF; encoded by the exons ATGTCGTCTGCCAGTCAAGTGGAGCGAGCAGTTCTG GAGGAGGAATTCAACTGGCTTCTTAAAGAAGAAGTACATGCTGTTCTTAAGCAGTTGCAGGATGTCCTCAAG GAGGCTTCAAGACGTTTCACCATGCTGACGCCTGGCCTGGAGAGTCAGCTCAAACAGGAAAATTTCATCCTGGGCAGCTCAAC CATGGATCAGGTGAAAGGAGTGCTGACACTACAGGGAGAAGCTCTGACTCAAGCG GACATCAATTTAAAGGTTGCAAAGAGTAGTCAAGTGCTACACTTCCAGTTTAGGGAGGACAAGCAGTGGAAACTCCAGCAG ATCCAGGATGCACGAAACCATGTCACGCAGGCTCTTCAGTTGTTAAGCAGCCATGATGAGAATTATGACTTCAAAACAGGGGCAGAAGTGAACAAG CTAATGGACGCTGTGATGCTCCAGCTGACACGTGCAAGAAACCGCCTAACCACCCCAGCGTCCATGACACTGCCTGAATTGGCCACTAGTGGGTTGATG AAAATGTTCACTCCTCCCATGCCTGGTGACGTAATGGTGAATTTTTACATCAACTTGAGCAAACTGTGTCTCACCGTCTATCAGCTTCACGTCCTGCCTCCCAACACCACCAAG AATTTCAAACCATCTGGAAGCTCTGTGCTGCACAATCCTGGGGCCATGTT TGAGCTCAACAACAACCGGTTTGAGGTGAGCCACGTGCACAAGGTGGAGTGTGTCGTCCCCTGGCTCAACGATACGCTGGTGTTTTTCACCATTTCACTACAACTTTGTCAGCAGCTCAAAGACAAGGTGTGTCAT ATTTCTGTCTTTTCCAGTTTTTGGAACTACAGACCTTTCTAA